In Pseudomonas sp. GCEP-101, one DNA window encodes the following:
- a CDS encoding crotonase/enoyl-CoA hydratase family protein — MTEYKAFRVELADKIAHVQINRPEKLNAMNADFWKEIIEIFQWADETDEVRVVVLSGAGKHFSAGIDLALLAQAASHLGKDVGRNARALRKTILQLQGSFNAVDKCSKPVLAAIQGYCIGGGIDLISACDMRYCSADAQFSIKEIDMGMAADVGTLQRLPRLIGDGIMRELAYTGRNVDAEEARRIGLVNSVYADHAALLDGVMGLARQIAAKSPIAIRGTKEMIGYARDHRVEDGLEYIATWNAAMLQSADLQAAMMAHMSKKTPEFAD; from the coding sequence GTGACCGAATACAAAGCCTTCCGCGTTGAACTGGCGGACAAGATCGCCCATGTGCAGATCAACCGCCCGGAAAAGCTCAACGCGATGAACGCCGATTTCTGGAAGGAAATCATCGAAATCTTCCAATGGGCCGATGAAACGGATGAAGTCCGCGTCGTCGTCCTGAGCGGCGCCGGCAAACACTTCTCCGCCGGCATCGACCTCGCCCTGCTGGCCCAGGCCGCCAGCCACTTGGGCAAGGACGTCGGCCGCAACGCCCGCGCCCTGCGCAAGACCATCCTGCAGCTGCAGGGCTCCTTCAACGCCGTGGACAAGTGCAGCAAGCCCGTGCTCGCGGCCATCCAGGGCTACTGCATCGGCGGCGGCATCGACCTGATTTCCGCCTGCGACATGCGCTACTGCAGCGCCGATGCGCAGTTCTCCATCAAGGAAATCGACATGGGCATGGCCGCCGACGTCGGTACCCTGCAACGCCTGCCGCGCCTGATCGGTGACGGCATCATGCGCGAGCTGGCCTATACCGGGCGCAACGTCGATGCCGAGGAAGCCCGGCGCATCGGCCTGGTCAACAGCGTCTACGCCGACCACGCCGCGCTGCTGGACGGTGTGATGGGCCTGGCCCGGCAGATCGCTGCCAAGTCGCCGATCGCCATCCGCGGCACCAAGGAAATGATCGGCTACGCCCGCGACCACCGCGTCGAGGACGGCCTGGAATACATCGCCACCTGGAACGCCGCCATGCTGCAGTCCGCCGACCTGCAGGCCGCGATGATGGCGCACATGAGCAAGAAGACCCCCGAGTTCGCCGATTGA